The following coding sequences lie in one Mucilaginibacter sp. KACC 22773 genomic window:
- the fmt gene encoding methionyl-tRNA formyltransferase, translating to MRIVFMGTPDFAVASLDALIKAGSDIVGVVTAPDKPAGRGQKLNESAVKQYAVANGLKVLQPEKLKNPDFLAELKALKADLQVVVAFRMLPEAVWTMPAKGTINLHASLLPQYRGAAPINWAIINGEKESGVTTFFLKHEIDTGDVLFTEKITLTGTETAGDLHDRLMNKGAGLLVKTVKAVESGRYHEHPQVQLLTGEELKHAPKIFKEDCKIDWLQPAETVYNKIRGLSPIPTAYTDLNGKLLKIYASELLIDEPAIQPGGFLTDGKTFLKFAAKGGFISVKDIQLEGKKRMGIEDFLRGVKL from the coding sequence ATGAGAATTGTATTTATGGGCACCCCCGATTTTGCAGTGGCATCGCTTGATGCATTAATAAAAGCCGGCAGCGATATCGTTGGCGTTGTTACCGCCCCTGATAAACCCGCAGGGCGTGGGCAAAAACTAAACGAATCGGCAGTGAAACAGTATGCAGTAGCCAATGGTTTAAAAGTATTACAACCCGAAAAACTAAAAAACCCCGATTTTTTAGCCGAGCTTAAAGCCCTTAAGGCAGATTTACAGGTGGTTGTAGCCTTCAGGATGTTACCAGAAGCTGTTTGGACGATGCCTGCCAAAGGTACCATCAATCTTCATGCTTCGTTGTTGCCACAATACCGTGGCGCGGCACCTATCAACTGGGCAATTATCAATGGCGAAAAGGAAAGCGGTGTAACCACTTTTTTCCTGAAACATGAAATTGATACCGGTGATGTATTATTCACCGAAAAAATAACCCTAACCGGCACCGAAACTGCAGGCGACTTACATGACAGGCTGATGAACAAAGGCGCGGGTCTGCTGGTAAAAACCGTAAAGGCGGTTGAAAGCGGCCGTTATCATGAGCATCCGCAAGTACAGCTGTTAACCGGCGAAGAGCTTAAACATGCCCCTAAAATATTTAAGGAAGATTGTAAGATAGATTGGCTGCAACCTGCCGAAACTGTATACAACAAAATCCGTGGCCTAAGCCCCATCCCTACCGCCTATACCGACTTGAACGGTAAACTATTAAAGATTTACGCTTCAGAACTTTTGATTGATGAACCGGCAATACAACCAGGCGGTTTCCTTACCGACGGCAAAACATTTTTAAAGTTTGCAGCCAAAGGAGGTTTTATAAGTGTAAAAGATATACAGCTGGAAGGCAAAAAACGCATGGGTATTGAGGATTTTCTGAGAGGGGTGAAATTGTGA
- a CDS encoding DUF3050 domain-containing protein: protein MDHHVFAVWDFMSLLKSLQQKLTCTATPWMPTGNANTRYLINEIVTGEESDVDEQGNRTSHFELYLRAMQQAGSEAIAINNLFHELNFGKHIDEALIIADIPLAARNFMLHTFDVIATNKNHVQAAVFTFGREDLIPDMFVSIVKELSRQLPGKVDILLYYLERHIEVDGDHHSHLAYEMTAELCGNDDSKWEEAGTAVQEALQARIALWDGILAAIKAPVAVQ, encoded by the coding sequence ATGGATCATCATGTGTTTGCCGTGTGGGATTTTATGTCGCTGTTAAAATCGCTGCAACAAAAACTTACCTGTACTGCCACACCATGGATGCCAACCGGTAACGCCAATACCCGCTACCTGATTAACGAAATTGTAACCGGCGAGGAAAGCGATGTTGACGAGCAAGGCAACCGCACCAGTCATTTTGAACTATACCTGCGCGCCATGCAGCAGGCCGGCAGCGAAGCTATTGCTATTAACAATTTATTTCATGAATTAAACTTCGGCAAACATATCGACGAAGCTTTAATTATTGCTGATATCCCGTTGGCGGCCCGGAATTTTATGCTGCATACTTTTGATGTTATAGCCACCAACAAAAACCATGTGCAGGCAGCGGTATTTACCTTTGGCCGCGAGGATTTAATACCCGATATGTTTGTAAGTATTGTTAAAGAACTCAGCCGCCAACTGCCCGGCAAGGTTGATATTTTGCTTTACTACCTGGAACGCCACATTGAAGTTGATGGCGACCACCACTCCCACCTGGCCTACGAAATGACTGCCGAACTTTGCGGTAATGACGACTCCAAATGGGAAGAAGCAGGCACTGCTGTACAGGAAGCACTACAAGCACGTATTGCGCTTTGGGATGGAATATTGGCAGCTATTAAAGCGCCGGTAGCCGTACAGTAG
- a CDS encoding aminotransferase class IV, with the protein MTPVLINFNGQILPQGSLLLSVANRAFKYGDGLFESMRLMKGQLKFADLHADRLQRGMKALKIDGYSQMDTWFLKDIVEELARRNKVRHGRLRLTVYRDAEGLYTPTQNKMGYCLELTASDEPRYFLNEKGLIMDVFTELPKPSNYLSNIKTCNSLIYVMAGIYKTQNKLDDVFLLNQSGFLCEASSSNIFIHYQNHLYTPALSEGCVEGVMRQVVIKLAQDNNIDITEAQINPDILYEADEVFLTNATRGIQTVMGFGVRRYFNRVSKVLMDELNKL; encoded by the coding sequence ATGACACCAGTGTTAATCAATTTTAACGGACAAATACTTCCTCAAGGCAGCTTGCTGCTTAGTGTGGCTAACCGGGCATTTAAATATGGCGACGGTTTGTTTGAGAGTATGCGCCTGATGAAAGGACAGCTTAAATTTGCCGATTTGCACGCCGACCGCCTGCAACGCGGTATGAAGGCGCTTAAAATTGATGGTTACTCGCAAATGGATACCTGGTTTTTAAAAGATATTGTGGAGGAACTTGCCCGCCGCAACAAAGTAAGACATGGCCGGCTGCGCCTCACTGTTTATCGGGACGCCGAGGGCTTGTATACGCCTACTCAAAATAAAATGGGCTATTGCCTGGAGCTTACCGCATCTGACGAGCCACGGTACTTTTTGAATGAGAAGGGGTTGATTATGGATGTATTTACCGAATTACCCAAGCCATCCAATTACCTATCCAATATCAAAACCTGTAACTCACTTATTTATGTAATGGCGGGTATCTATAAAACTCAAAATAAACTTGATGATGTATTCCTGCTGAACCAAAGCGGCTTTTTGTGCGAGGCAAGCAGTTCAAATATATTTATCCATTACCAGAACCACCTGTACACACCAGCACTAAGCGAAGGTTGTGTAGAAGGTGTAATGCGCCAGGTAGTGATAAAGCTTGCCCAGGATAACAATATAGATATTACCGAAGCCCAGATAAACCCTGACATCCTCTACGAGGCCGACGAAGTGTTTTTAACCAACGCCACCCGCGGCATCCAAACTGTAATGGGCTTTGGCGTAAGGCGCTATTTTAACAGGGTAAGTAAGGTTTTGATGGATGAGCTGAATAAGTTGTAG
- a CDS encoding RluA family pseudouridine synthase, with protein MAYEPELIEQEEQDLFEHLRVVVDKGQSLLRIDKFLMHRVENASRNRIQNAIELGNVLVNDKPIKSSYRVKPLDVISVVLPHPPRDTEVYPENIPINIVYEDDDVLVVDKAAGMVVHPGYNNYTGTLVNALVYHFQQLPTLPGNDGRPGLVHRIDKDTSGLLLISKNERSMSWLAKQFFDHTITRKYIALVWGDLVEDGTVTGYIGRSIADRRVMSIYDDPEKGKWSVTHYKVLERMGYVTLIECQLETGRTHQIRAHMRHIGHPLFSDATYGGDKILKGTVFSKYKQFVENCFELMPRQALHAQTLGFLHPTQKKQILFESPLPPDFESVLLKWRRYTAADNQTNANSEE; from the coding sequence ATGGCATACGAACCCGAGCTGATAGAGCAGGAAGAACAGGATTTATTTGAACACTTACGCGTTGTGGTTGATAAGGGTCAGTCGCTGCTGCGTATTGATAAATTTTTGATGCACCGGGTTGAGAATGCCTCGCGCAACCGCATCCAGAATGCCATCGAACTGGGAAATGTACTGGTAAATGATAAGCCTATAAAAAGCAGCTACCGGGTAAAACCGCTGGATGTAATTTCGGTTGTATTGCCCCATCCGCCCCGAGACACGGAGGTTTATCCTGAAAATATCCCCATTAATATTGTTTATGAGGATGATGACGTACTGGTGGTTGATAAAGCTGCCGGCATGGTGGTACATCCCGGTTATAATAATTATACCGGCACATTGGTAAATGCTTTGGTTTACCACTTTCAGCAGTTGCCAACATTGCCGGGTAATGATGGCCGGCCGGGCCTGGTACATCGTATTGATAAAGACACCTCGGGTCTGTTGCTCATCAGCAAAAATGAGCGCTCTATGAGCTGGCTGGCCAAGCAGTTTTTTGACCACACCATTACCCGCAAATACATAGCCCTGGTTTGGGGCGATTTGGTTGAAGATGGCACTGTAACGGGCTATATTGGCCGCAGCATTGCCGATAGGCGGGTAATGTCTATTTATGACGACCCGGAGAAAGGCAAATGGTCGGTAACGCACTACAAGGTATTGGAACGTATGGGGTATGTTACCCTGATAGAATGCCAGCTGGAAACCGGCCGTACCCACCAGATTCGCGCGCATATGCGGCATATAGGCCACCCCTTGTTTAGCGATGCTACCTATGGTGGAGATAAGATTTTGAAGGGGACGGTATTCAGTAAATACAAGCAATTTGTAGAAAATTGTTTTGAGCTGATGCCCCGCCAGGCGCTGCATGCCCAAACCCTTGGCTTTTTACATCCAACCCAGAAAAAGCAAATCCTGTTTGAATCGCCACTGCCTCCCGATTTTGAAAGCGTGCTGCTAAAATGGCGCAGGTATACTGCGGCTGATAATCAGACCAATGCCAATAGCGAGGAGTAA
- a CDS encoding 1-aminocyclopropane-1-carboxylate deaminase/D-cysteine desulfhydrase has translation MNIDLEIFSPVHQITNPLFDAHKVKVFLKRDDLIHPMISGNKWRKLKYLLKSAQNQRKSHLVTFGGAYSNHLLATAAAAAKFGFKSTGIVRGEEVDNNTLFLCKLHGMQLVFTDRDSYRNKPALFQKHFGDNEQAFFIGEGGSSAEGAQGCAELVNELTDSYDHIFCACGTGTTAAGIINGLINHQLTTKFNAIPVFKNGGFIRDEINHFLTTPVDYDLHTDYHFGGYGKATDELIGFIKQFVAATGIVIEPVYTGKMMYALYDLIGKGHFKPGSKILAIHSGGIWGLLGMKDRF, from the coding sequence ATGAATATTGATCTCGAAATTTTTAGTCCGGTACATCAAATTACAAATCCGTTGTTTGATGCACACAAGGTTAAAGTTTTTTTGAAACGGGACGATCTCATTCACCCCATGATATCGGGCAATAAATGGCGCAAACTTAAATACCTGCTAAAGTCGGCTCAAAACCAACGCAAAAGTCACCTGGTAACATTTGGCGGGGCTTACTCCAACCACTTACTGGCAACAGCAGCGGCGGCAGCCAAATTCGGGTTCAAATCTACAGGTATTGTGCGCGGAGAAGAAGTTGACAACAATACGCTGTTTTTATGCAAACTACACGGCATGCAGCTGGTATTTACCGATAGGGATAGTTACCGCAATAAACCAGCATTATTCCAAAAACATTTTGGCGATAATGAGCAGGCTTTTTTTATTGGCGAAGGCGGCTCATCTGCAGAAGGCGCCCAGGGCTGCGCCGAACTGGTAAACGAACTAACCGACAGCTACGACCATATTTTTTGCGCCTGCGGCACCGGAACCACTGCGGCGGGCATTATTAACGGATTAATCAACCATCAACTTACAACAAAATTTAACGCTATACCCGTGTTTAAAAACGGAGGGTTTATCCGGGACGAGATTAACCATTTTTTAACAACTCCTGTCGATTATGACCTGCATACCGACTACCATTTTGGCGGATACGGCAAAGCAACCGACGAGCTTATCGGTTTTATCAAGCAGTTTGTTGCTGCCACCGGCATTGTTATTGAACCCGTATATACCGGTAAAATGATGTATGCTTTATACGACCTGATTGGCAAAGGGCATTTTAAACCCGGTAGTAAAATACTGGCCATCCATAGCGGCGGCATTTGGGGATTATTGGGTATGAAGGATAGGTTTTAG
- a CDS encoding nuclear transport factor 2 family protein yields the protein MKIFNGIKTLFFLMIMSVIAPGAADAQQNPHTKEVANAVERLRLTMISADSVALDKIAADSLSYGHSSGKVQNKKEFIHSFTSGASVFTAVDFTGQTITISGNTAIVRHILSAATNDAGKGPGTVKLGVLLVWVKNGKEWQLLARQAVKVL from the coding sequence ATGAAAATATTTAACGGCATTAAAACCCTGTTTTTTTTGATGATTATGAGTGTTATTGCCCCGGGAGCAGCGGATGCCCAACAAAATCCGCATACTAAAGAAGTTGCCAATGCAGTTGAACGCCTGCGCCTTACAATGATAAGTGCGGATAGCGTAGCCCTGGATAAAATAGCGGCCGACAGCCTGAGCTACGGCCACTCCAGTGGTAAAGTGCAAAACAAAAAGGAGTTTATACACAGCTTTACCAGCGGCGCATCGGTTTTTACAGCTGTTGACTTTACGGGGCAAACAATTACCATATCGGGTAATACGGCTATAGTCAGGCACATACTATCGGCAGCTACCAACGATGCTGGCAAAGGCCCGGGCACCGTTAAGCTGGGTGTTTTGTTGGTTTGGGTGAAAAATGGAAAGGAATGGCAATTACTGGCCCGGCAGGCGGTTAAGGTGCTTTAA
- a CDS encoding LacI family DNA-binding transcriptional regulator, translated as MNFAVVTIKDIAKELGISTSAVSKALKDSYEISEKTKALVRECAKRLNYQPNHMARSLKKGSSKSLGIVVSTIDNHFFSQVINGIEFVAHASGYNVFITQTHESYELEKLNVSHLMYRAIDGLLISLSTETADVSHLKDLHEKGLPIVFFDRVSDEIDTHKVIADNFQGAFEATQSLIEAGYRKIAHITSSVNVSITAERLKGYQAALAQNNLKQNDGFIKYCLHGGKDLVEIENALNELLLSPNRPDAIFTASDRITTTTLVLLHRLGFKIPADIALLGFTNTQLADVLNPSLSTVYQPGFEIGKKATEMLISLIESRRPVTEFETVVLPTQVCIRDSSRSGL; from the coding sequence ATGAATTTCGCGGTTGTTACCATAAAGGATATTGCTAAAGAACTGGGGATTTCCACGTCGGCGGTATCTAAAGCACTCAAGGATAGTTATGAAATAAGCGAAAAAACCAAAGCGCTTGTACGTGAGTGTGCAAAAAGGCTTAACTACCAGCCCAATCACATGGCCCGAAGCTTAAAAAAGGGTAGCAGCAAATCCTTGGGCATAGTTGTATCTACCATCGATAATCATTTTTTTTCACAGGTTATTAACGGCATCGAGTTTGTTGCTCACGCCAGCGGCTACAATGTGTTTATTACCCAAACACATGAATCGTACGAGCTTGAAAAATTAAACGTAAGCCATTTGATGTACCGCGCAATTGATGGTTTGCTCATATCCTTATCAACAGAAACGGCCGATGTGTCCCATCTTAAAGATCTTCACGAAAAGGGCCTGCCCATTGTTTTCTTTGATCGTGTAAGCGACGAAATAGATACTCACAAAGTAATTGCCGATAATTTTCAGGGCGCTTTTGAAGCAACACAATCATTAATTGAGGCCGGGTATCGCAAAATTGCGCATATAACAAGTTCGGTAAACGTATCCATCACTGCCGAGCGCTTAAAAGGATACCAGGCTGCCCTTGCCCAAAACAACCTGAAGCAAAACGATGGTTTTATAAAATATTGCCTTCATGGAGGTAAAGACCTCGTCGAGATTGAAAACGCCCTCAACGAATTGCTTCTTTCACCCAATCGTCCCGATGCTATTTTTACCGCATCCGACAGGATAACTACCACAACCCTGGTGTTGTTGCATAGGCTGGGATTTAAAATACCTGCCGATATTGCCTTGCTTGGCTTTACCAATACCCAATTGGCCGATGTTTTAAACCCATCGCTGAGTACGGTGTACCAACCTGGGTTTGAGATAGGGAAAAAAGCCACCGAAATGCTTATCAGTTTGATTGAGAGCCGCAGGCCTGTAACCGAATTTGAAACTGTTGTTTTACCCACCCAGGTTTGTATCCGCGATTCATCACGATCAGGCCTTTAA
- a CDS encoding SDR family oxidoreductase gives MENNFSLAGKVIVVTGGTGILGNAFINGIVEAGGAVGILGRNAQVAEERANAINQNGGKAVPLVADVLNQEELQAAKTKLMDTFGRLDGLVNGAGGNMPQGVLQPDEDVFKMNIAGMKTVMDLNTWGTIIPTQVFGEAIAQTGKGSIVNISSMNSKRAITKVLGYNIGKAAVDCYNQWFAVELANRYGDAIRMNALAPGFFLTEQNRNLLTKPEGGYTDRGQLVIKQTPFKRFGHPDELIGALIWLLSDASKFVTGSMICVDGGFSIFGGV, from the coding sequence TTGGAAAATAATTTCTCTTTAGCCGGTAAGGTAATTGTAGTAACAGGCGGCACGGGCATATTGGGTAACGCCTTTATAAATGGTATTGTTGAAGCAGGCGGCGCCGTAGGTATTTTGGGTCGCAACGCCCAGGTAGCCGAGGAGCGAGCCAACGCTATTAACCAAAATGGCGGCAAAGCGGTGCCATTGGTTGCCGATGTTTTAAACCAGGAAGAACTGCAGGCCGCTAAAACCAAACTGATGGATACATTTGGCAGGTTGGATGGCCTGGTGAATGGGGCAGGGGGTAACATGCCGCAAGGCGTTTTACAGCCCGATGAGGATGTTTTTAAAATGAATATAGCCGGCATGAAAACCGTAATGGACTTAAATACCTGGGGCACCATTATCCCCACACAGGTATTTGGCGAGGCTATTGCGCAAACCGGCAAGGGTAGTATTGTTAATATCTCGTCGATGAATTCAAAGCGGGCTATTACTAAAGTATTGGGTTACAATATAGGCAAAGCGGCTGTTGATTGTTACAACCAATGGTTTGCAGTTGAGTTAGCCAACCGCTATGGCGATGCCATCAGGATGAATGCACTTGCGCCGGGATTTTTCCTGACCGAGCAAAACCGGAACCTGCTCACCAAACCCGAAGGCGGCTATACCGACCGTGGCCAACTGGTGATAAAACAAACGCCGTTTAAACGTTTTGGCCACCCGGATGAACTGATTGGCGCGCTGATATGGTTGCTAAGCGATGCATCTAAATTTGTAACCGGGTCCATGATCTGCGTAGATGGCGGTTTTTCTATTTTTGGCGGCGTGTAA
- the kduI gene encoding 5-dehydro-4-deoxy-D-glucuronate isomerase: MIPLKVIQSVHPEDFKRYDTATIRSRFLIDNQVQPGKINCTYTHYDRMIVGFANPTDTQLLLPNYPNLRAEYFLERREIGIINVAGDGVVVADGITYDVKKLDCLYLGKGTKSVHFVSKNSNEPAVFYLLSAPAHATYPTTLLTHADAVKVTLGSASTANHRTINKYIHLEGTKSCQLVMGLTILHDGSVWNTMPSHVHDRRMEAYFYFDVPEGQKIFHYMGEGNETRHITMNNYDAVVSPPWSIHSGSGTASYSFIWGMAGENLDYTDMDPIAITDLR, translated from the coding sequence ATGATACCATTGAAAGTAATACAAAGTGTACATCCGGAAGATTTTAAACGATATGATACCGCTACCATACGGTCGCGTTTTTTGATAGATAACCAGGTACAACCAGGTAAAATCAACTGCACCTATACTCATTATGATCGTATGATAGTTGGCTTTGCCAACCCTACAGATACTCAATTGCTGCTACCAAATTATCCAAACCTGCGTGCGGAGTATTTTTTAGAGCGCCGCGAGATAGGGATTATCAACGTAGCCGGTGATGGAGTTGTAGTAGCCGATGGCATTACTTATGATGTGAAGAAACTTGATTGCCTATACCTTGGCAAGGGCACTAAAAGTGTGCATTTTGTCAGTAAAAATAGTAATGAGCCGGCAGTTTTTTACTTGCTTTCGGCGCCGGCGCATGCAACGTACCCAACAACATTGTTAACCCATGCTGATGCGGTAAAAGTTACACTTGGCTCGGCATCAACAGCCAATCATCGTACTATTAATAAATACATACACCTGGAAGGCACCAAAAGCTGCCAGTTGGTTATGGGCCTTACCATTTTGCACGACGGCAGCGTATGGAACACCATGCCGTCGCATGTGCATGATCGCCGCATGGAGGCCTATTTTTATTTTGATGTGCCCGAGGGGCAGAAGATATTCCACTATATGGGCGAGGGCAACGAGACCCGGCACATCACCATGAATAATTACGATGCCGTGGTATCGCCGCCCTGGAGCATTCACTCGGGTAGCGGTACAGCAAGCTACAGCTTTATATGGGGTATGGCGGGCGAAAATCTGGATTATACCGACATGGATCCCATTGCTATTACAGACCTCAGGTAA
- a CDS encoding OmpA family protein, with translation MNYSTLKKTVGLSFASLMVVGMANAQTDSTKTATTTTTTTEASTAKVFGGIGQYNTFSIGVSAGITDGLVPFTINTTNKFKVDLGYGLYLRQQLSHTFSLQLDYLGGKVHGIDKAGTEKFGITEYKTSFNSVALSGVFNIASVSFLHRKNSVNFYGSAGLGLDMYKPKMYVTDAGTTVNDPYGHTVKELYAPVGAGVKFRLSDAVALNLGYTVSFVQGYNVAGKSTYPTFSHYSYTYGGLEYTFGPKTKQNLTWVNPVAQMYDELYDAALRQEVEALKGRVTNVETAVSDLKKDSDGDGVADQFDKCPGTAAGSVVDGSGCVIVFPKPDSSALAAHTAATAYSNIQFEFDSSVLRTSSYPVLDATSADLRASGKKVEVDGFASSEGTAAHNIALSKDRANSVKTYLVNSGVDAKKVKIKGYGETMPIADNSTEEGRVLNRRVQFKQK, from the coding sequence ATGAACTATTCTACATTAAAGAAAACAGTCGGGTTATCATTTGCTTCTTTGATGGTTGTAGGTATGGCTAATGCCCAAACCGATTCCACCAAAACCGCAACTACTACAACAACCACGACTGAAGCCTCTACTGCCAAGGTATTTGGTGGTATTGGCCAGTACAACACATTCAGTATTGGTGTAAGCGCCGGTATAACTGATGGGCTTGTTCCGTTTACCATTAACACAACAAATAAGTTTAAAGTTGATTTGGGTTATGGATTGTATTTAAGGCAGCAGCTATCGCACACTTTTAGCTTGCAGTTAGATTATTTAGGCGGCAAGGTACACGGCATTGATAAAGCCGGTACTGAAAAATTTGGCATTACCGAATACAAAACCAGTTTTAACTCCGTGGCTTTAAGCGGCGTGTTCAACATTGCAAGTGTTAGCTTTTTACATCGTAAAAACAGTGTTAACTTTTATGGTTCCGCAGGTTTAGGTTTAGATATGTACAAACCTAAAATGTATGTTACAGATGCAGGTACTACAGTAAATGACCCTTACGGACATACGGTAAAAGAACTATATGCCCCTGTTGGCGCGGGTGTAAAATTCAGGTTATCTGATGCAGTTGCCCTGAACTTAGGATACACCGTTAGCTTTGTACAGGGTTATAATGTTGCCGGTAAAAGCACGTATCCAACCTTTAGCCATTACTCTTATACGTACGGTGGTTTAGAGTATACTTTTGGCCCGAAAACAAAACAGAACCTAACATGGGTTAACCCGGTTGCTCAAATGTATGATGAATTGTACGATGCAGCTTTACGCCAGGAAGTTGAAGCTTTAAAAGGCCGCGTTACCAATGTTGAAACTGCGGTTAGCGACCTGAAAAAAGATTCGGACGGCGATGGTGTTGCCGATCAGTTTGACAAATGCCCTGGTACTGCTGCAGGTAGCGTAGTTGATGGTTCTGGTTGCGTTATCGTATTCCCTAAACCAGATTCATCTGCATTAGCAGCTCATACTGCTGCCACCGCTTATTCAAACATCCAGTTTGAATTTGACAGCTCGGTATTGCGCACCTCATCTTATCCTGTTTTGGATGCCACATCTGCCGATTTGCGCGCTTCTGGTAAAAAGGTGGAAGTTGATGGCTTTGCATCATCTGAAGGTACTGCCGCTCACAACATTGCGCTATCAAAAGATCGTGCTAACTCGGTAAAAACTTACCTGGTTAACTCTGGTGTTGATGCCAAGAAAGTAAAAATCAAAGGCTATGGCGAAACTATGCCAATTGCCGATAACTCAACAGAAGAAGGACGTGTATTAAACCGTCGCGTTCAGTTTAAACAAAAATAA
- the lat gene encoding L-lysine 6-transaminase: MYNLLVSPQNVQASLQKHVLADGFDLTFDMEKSKGVYIYDSKNDRTLLDFFTCFASVPLGYNHPKMVNDEEFKKNLMLAALTNPSNSDIYTTQYAQFVETFSRIGIPDYLPHAFFIAGGSLAIENALKVAMDWKVQKNFARGYTKERGFKVIHFEHAFHGRSGYTLSLTNTVPNKTKWFAKFDWPRVSVPYMNFPYSDANHEDLLQREQLSVAQIRKAFEDNKDDVCAIIIEPVQSEGGDNHVRKEFLEKLRELADEYEAMLIYDEVQTGVGLTGKFWCHEHFGPKARPDILAFGKKMQVCGILCSNRVDEIENNVFHVSSRINSTWGGSLVDMVRSSKIMEVIEEDNLCQNAAEMGDYLQNQLSEISARIPVISNVRGKGLLTAFDFPDKSKRDTFINKGLDNNIMYLGCGDKSIRFRPALIIEKNHIDTGLEMLEKIAKTL, from the coding sequence ATGTACAATCTACTTGTTTCACCCCAAAACGTTCAGGCTTCATTACAGAAGCACGTACTTGCCGATGGCTTCGACCTCACTTTTGACATGGAAAAAAGCAAGGGCGTATATATTTATGATTCAAAAAATGATAGGACACTCCTTGATTTTTTTACCTGCTTTGCTTCGGTTCCATTAGGCTACAATCACCCCAAAATGGTGAACGACGAAGAGTTTAAAAAAAACCTGATGCTGGCGGCATTAACCAACCCATCCAACTCTGATATATATACCACTCAGTACGCGCAATTTGTAGAAACATTTTCAAGGATTGGTATACCCGATTATTTGCCGCACGCTTTTTTTATAGCTGGTGGTTCATTGGCTATCGAAAATGCCTTAAAAGTTGCCATGGACTGGAAGGTGCAAAAGAATTTTGCCCGGGGGTATACAAAAGAACGAGGGTTTAAAGTGATCCATTTTGAGCACGCTTTTCATGGCCGGTCCGGCTATACCCTTAGCCTTACCAATACAGTGCCCAATAAAACCAAATGGTTTGCCAAGTTTGACTGGCCAAGGGTATCGGTACCGTATATGAATTTCCCCTACAGCGACGCTAATCATGAAGACTTGCTGCAACGTGAGCAATTGTCTGTAGCCCAAATCAGGAAAGCTTTTGAAGATAATAAAGATGATGTTTGCGCTATTATTATTGAACCGGTACAATCAGAAGGTGGGGATAACCACGTACGCAAGGAATTTTTAGAAAAGCTGCGTGAGCTTGCCGATGAATACGAAGCCATGTTAATTTACGATGAAGTGCAAACAGGCGTTGGCCTTACCGGCAAATTTTGGTGCCATGAGCACTTTGGTCCCAAAGCCCGGCCAGACATTTTGGCTTTTGGCAAAAAGATGCAGGTTTGCGGCATATTATGCAGTAACCGGGTAGACGAAATTGAGAACAATGTATTCCATGTTTCATCGCGCATTAACTCAACCTGGGGCGGTAGTTTGGTTGATATGGTAAGGTCATCAAAAATAATGGAAGTGATTGAGGAGGATAACCTTTGCCAAAATGCCGCAGAAATGGGCGATTATTTACAAAATCAACTTAGCGAAATTTCGGCCAGGATACCCGTTATCAGTAATGTACGAGGTAAGGGCCTGCTTACAGCCTTTGATTTCCCTGACAAAAGCAAGCGCGATACCTTCATTAACAAAGGATTAGATAATAACATCATGTATTTAGGCTGTGGCGATAAGAGCATTCGCTTCAGGCCGGCGCTTATTATCGAAAAAAATCATATAGATACCGGGCTTGAAATGCTGGAGAAAATAGCCAAAACATTATAA